One stretch of Clupea harengus chromosome 2, Ch_v2.0.2, whole genome shotgun sequence DNA includes these proteins:
- the LOC105909361 gene encoding protein mono-ADP-ribosyltransferase PARP4-like: MPPPPPPKSSLHLSAPPPRPQTSLHLSAAPPQECDYAGFSGNSSLDCLSAPSDIISAPSPPPSPPPLVYVAATPAVARKSRKAPVPKKAFHDLMEECSHSRSMAEDGAPLSMIHHVIEHEKKAKKGMPRKGGGLGETWERLACLQSPALDECNYRSMALPGCSTDDSLVDSIFGFLGAPCVESEEVYDDFSSMFVPEDPSLERCAPLLEESSVWKMAGKSLVLGHGSPVANSVSGAASTLAPAPTVTPAPTLVPVCAPFPPLAIAHASPRTLSHTLPIIGSARASPPGCAPASDSAPAGAPAPPPSATFSGPTPDPPPPDVFRARRSSGFGFGGAKHGLFQHGLFSMPPPPPPKSSRHRSTPFLGFLRSSHSRHAAPPPRPQTSLHLSAAPPQECDYAGFSGNSSLDCLSAPSDIISAPSPPPSPPPLVYVAATPAVARKSRKAPVPKKAFHDLMEECSHSRSMAEDGAPLSMIHHVIEHEKKAKKGMPRKGSGLGETWERLACLQSPEGYWECTEAVGYLLDVDLNFFAGVFLKEKGIASLGPKAHADILRLVSTLLILQLVRVKKLVKGELLQSLFRLREPPQHSCPEWAALKRAVDWVCWADRQYPCVCSRLEFGRDWESSTRQLLGFDRPHPLSPLTPLLERNRLILAC, from the exons atgcctcctcctcctcctcctaaatcatctctgcacctctctgctcctcctcctcgtcctcaaacctctctgcacctctctgctgctcctcctcaggAGTGTGACTATGCAGGTTTCTCAGGAAATTCTTCTTTGGactgtctctctgctccctcagaTATCATCTctgccccttctcctcctccttctcctcctccccttgtcTATGTGGCTGCTACTCCTGCCGTTGCACGGAAGTCCAGAAAAGCACCTGTGCCGAAAAAGGCTTTCCACGACTTGATGGAGGAGTGTTCTCACAGCCGGTCCATGGCAGAAGACGGCGCACCTCTCAGCATGATTCATCATGTCATCGAACATGAGAAGAAAGCGAAAAAGGGGATGCCACG GAAGGGCGGCGGCTTGGGAGAGACTTGGGAGAGACTGGCATGTCTTCAGAGCCCA GCCTTGGATGAATGTAACTACCGTTCTATGGCCCTTCCAGGGTGTTCGACGGATGACTCCCTTGTGGATTCTATCTTTGGGTTCCTAGGTGCCCCCTGCGTAGAAAGTGAAGAAGTGTATGATGACTTTTCTTCAATGTTCGTTCCGGAAGACCCAAGTCTTGAGAGGTGTGCTCCTCTCCTCGAGGAGTCCTCCGTCTGGAAGATGGCAGGAAAATCATTAGTACTGGGGCATGGAAGTCCTGTAGCAAATTCAGTCAGTGGTGCCGCCTCTACTCTTGCCCCTGCTCCTACTGTTACCCCTGCTCCTACTCTTGTCCCTGTCTGTgcccctttccctcccctcgCCATTGCCCATGCCTCTCCCCGTACTCTGTCCCATACTCTCCCTATCATTGGTTCTGCCCGTGCTTCTCCTCCTGGCTGTGCTCCTGCCTCTGATTCTGCTCCTGCCggtgctcctgctcctcctccttctgcaaCCTTCTCTGGTCCTACCCCAGACCCTCCCCCTCCTGACGTGTTTCGTGCTCGGCGCTCTAGTGGTTTCGGTTTTGGAGGTGCCAAACATGGACTTTTTCAGCATGGACTTTTTTccatgcctcctcctcctcctcctaaatCCTCTCGGCACCGCTCTACTCCTTTTTTGGGCTTCCTCCGGTCAAGCCACTCCAGAcatgctgctcctcctcctcgtcctcaaacctctctgcacctctctgctgctcctcctcaggAGTGTGACTATGCAGGTTTCTCAGGAAATTCTTCTTTGGactgtctctctgctccctcagaTATCATCTctgccccttctcctcctccttctcctcctccccttgtcTATGTGGCTGCTACTCCTGCCGTTGCACGGAAGTCCAGAAAAGCACCTGTGCCGAAAAAGGCTTTCCACGACTTGATGGAGGAGTGTTCTCACAGCCGGTCCATGGCAGAAGACGGCGCACCTCTCAGCATGATTCATCATGTCATCGAACATGAGAAGAAAGCAAAAAAGGGGATGCCACG GAAGGGCAGCGGCTTGGGAGAGACTTGGGAGAGACTGGCATGTCTTCAGAGCCCA GAGGGATACTGGGAATGCACTGAGGCAGTGGGATATCTCCTCGATGTGGATTTGAACTTCTTTGCCGGAGTTTTCCTGAAGGAAAAGGGCATCGCGTCTCTTG gaccCAAGGCCCACGCTGACATCCTGAGGCTGGTGTCCACCCTGCTGATCCTGCAGCTGGTGCGAGTGAAGAAGCTGGTCAAGGGAGAGCTGCTGCAGTCACTGTTCCGCCTCAGAGAACCTCCTCaacacag CTGTCCAGAGTGGGCGGCCCTGAAGCGAGCGGTGGACTGGGTGTGCTGGGCAGACAGGCAGTACCCGTGTGTGTGCAGCCGGCTGGAGTTCGGCCGCGACTGGGAGTCGTCCACCCGACAGCTCCTGGGCTTTGACCGCCcgcaccccctctcccccctgacCCCCCTGCTGGAGAGAAACCGCCTCATACTGGCTTGCTAG